From a region of the Triticum aestivum cultivar Chinese Spring chromosome 7D, IWGSC CS RefSeq v2.1, whole genome shotgun sequence genome:
- the LOC123164572 gene encoding uncharacterized protein — MAEGSRRRRRTLMTTTADNVVRHVLVSLSMSAFFVISAAHVWQDAGHHWYNVIITAIVFLYSMVMIHLLLIKCRDRNKKSELESCQVIVISTPTDCMASVLMVAATGMLISLGVALFVFRPAWSDLAFIALMVSLSMGSTFLLLKIEDIERKKIPKGKCEDASDLVWFFF, encoded by the exons ATGGCAGAGGGCAGCCGTCGACGGCGGCGCACCTTGATGACGACGACGGCTGACAATGTTGTTCGG CACGTGCTGGTTAGTTTGAGCATGTCTGCATTCTTCGTCATCTCGGCGGCACATGTATGGCAGGACGCGGGGCATCATTGGTACAACGTGATCATcaccgccatcgtcttcctctACTCCATGGTCATGATCCATCTGCTGCTGATCAAATGCCGGGATCGGAACAAGAAGAGCGAACTTGAATCATGCCAAGTGATTGTTATCAGCACACCCACAGATTGT ATGGCATCAGTGTTGATGGTTGCTGCGACGGGGATGTTAATATCCCTTGGGGTCGCGCTCTTCGTCTTTCGCCCCGCCTGGTCTGACCTGGCGTTCATTGCTCTCATGGTCTCCTTATCCATGGGGTCGACGTTTCTTTTGCTCAAAATTGAGGACATTGAGAGGAAGAAGATTCCTAAGGGAAAATGTGAAGATGCCTCAGATCTCGTATGGTTTTTTTTTTAA